The segment CACCTGGCTGCCTGACTCAACGAACACCTCGTCAATGAAGCCAGGTGAATCCGCACGAAGAATTGTCTCGTTGGCGAATTGTACGACGGCCGGCGCGGACTTTGTGGCTGGCGCTCCCAGCACAAAGAACAGTAAACCCGCGATCGCCGCGATCGTGCAACCGCTGATGGCCAGTCGTTTCGGCGAAACTGGGTGTTTGGCTTTGTTGCCGATGGTTTGTTGGTATTGCTGATACAGCGGCATCCCGATCCACATCGCTGCTCCAATCGCAGCCAGAAATACGCCAAAGTTTGGCAGCAGAACGCTGGCTCCGATCGTCAAACTGATTGAAATCAACAGCTTCCAGAAGAAAGCCATCGAGCCATAAATCGAGCATCGCCAAAACTCGCCTCGTGGAATCACGTTCGGTGTAGGCGGCGTTCCGAAAATGACGCTCTTGAGACGATCGCCAAACCAGCGGGTACCTTTCGGGTACAGGTTCGCCACGCCGAGCAAATCGGACAGGATGAAATATCCGTCGAACCGCATCAGAGGATTTGCGTTGAACAGAATCGTAGTCACGCTCGACATGATGAAAAGCTGAAACGCTGTATCCGCCACGATCCCTTCGGTTTGGCTCCACACGATCACGGAAATGAACGAGATGAATAGCTCAACATACATACCGGCCGCGGCGACGACGATGCGATGCCAACGACTGGAAAAACGCCACATCGAGGTCACGTTGACGTAGGCCATTGGAGTGAACAACAGCATCAGGACGCCGGCTTCAGGAACTTCGCCACCGTATTTTCGACAGGCGATTCCGTGAGCCGCTTCGTGGACGATTTTCAGGACCAGCCAAAACGCTAACAGCCATGCCCAACCGTATCCGGAAAGGATGCCAGTCGAAGCGCCGCCCATCGCGTCCCAGTGAGCCCAAATGGTTTTCAGACCGATTGCGGTGACAAGGCACCAAACGACAAAAAACGGTTTCAAAAACGCAAGTCTTGCGACCGGAAAGATCGCGTCGAGTGCTTTTGTGGGATTGAACAGTTTGACTTTAAAGGAAACGGGATTCAGTTTCCCGATCAGCCCGGCTTTTGCGATAGACTGAGCCTGTGCATTGATTCGTTTGCTGCTGTCCATCGCATCGCTGTAGGCGAGGTTCGACTGGATCAGCCACTGACAGACCTGAACCGCGAACGATTCGCCGATGCTGTCGTCACCGATATCTGCTGCCAGTTCTCCCATCGTTCGACTGCCATCGATTGCGGAAATCAAAGAGAACTCACGCGTTCCAATTTGAAAGAACTTGTTGCGAACCGGATCTTCGACAATGACAAAACTTTTGCCTTGTTGAGTCCGGGTTTCGAAACGGAGTTCTTTTCGAAGTGTCAGGACGGCGCCGAGCCATTGTGCGTTCGGATCACCCATCGATTGCATTGCAGCAGCATTCATGATGACCCTACCAAATCGTCCAACAGCGAACGGATTCCCATGCGTTGTGGAATAGATTCCAACCGATTGGACGCCACGACGTTTTAATCTTGGCACTTCCCTTCATGCCTGGGCGAATAACCGACTCGTCGTCGACAAGCTTCACGTCGGCAACAAACACGGATTCGTCATTGAGCATTTCGGCGCTCGGATTGATCGTGTTGACTTCGCCGTAAAACGTTCGGTATGGAAAAGCATTCAGCTTGATCGCGACACTGTTGGTGCCACTGACGTACTGAATTTCCGATTCCGGGATTGCGACTTCGGCCAGCATGTCGTCCAGCGGAGCAACCTCGAACAATGTCTGCCCGATTTCCATCGTCGCACCCTGGGCTTTATCCAAATCTCCGCTGATCACGATGCCGTCGTAAGGGCTGCGGATTTCGAGTCGCGAAAGCTGATCGTTGAGTGACTTGATTCGGGTTTCCAGTTTTCGCATTTCGCTGCGTGCGATCTGGGATTGAGCAACTTCGCCCTGAGCCAGTGCAGACGAATGGCGACGTCGGGCGGCTTGATGTTCTGCTTCGACTCCCGTTAGCTCCAGTTGCAACTGTCGGCCATCCATATAGGCCAACACCTGATCTTTGGAAACGACTTCTCCGGGCCGAACGACGGATCGCTCCAGCGGGCCTGTATACGGAGCCGACACGAATCGTCGGGTGACCGGTTGGATTTCGCAATCGCAAGCCACGCGGTACGGAATCGGAATGCACATCAGTAGCGCCAGTGCCGCTGCAGCTTTCCAGCCAAACCGAAACCAGTTTTTGGACGGAATTCGCTTGATACGTTCGGCCACCAGTTCGCTTCCTTTCAGGTTGGCGCGTCGTACGACATCCAGATGAGCGCCGTTGATCGCGGCGAACTGTTGTAGCTGAGTCAGTTGTAGTTCTGAGAACGAGTCTTCGTTGCTGGCGACCAGAATCGACCCTGTCGCATTGCCTTCGTGGTCCTGCATCGGCACGCTGACGCATGAAGCGAAACGATTGGCTTTGCAATACGCTTCCAGAACCAGCGTTTGAACCGCGTTGGCGTTGGAGACGTTGGCTATATTGGAGGCGTCGGTAGTGCCGTTCGAGTTGGGAGAAAACACGATCGGTTCCGCGGCGCCGATGCCGGTGCTGCCTGCGGACAGGATGACGCGTGATGATTCGCTGTGAGGATCAAATTGCTCGACTTCGGAGATCGCGAGCAGCCTCGATCGCTCCGGCGTCTTGCCGTCACAACAAACGACCTGGCTCACGCCAAGCAATCGACGCAAGTGATTAACGAGGTAGTTTGCGGCTTCGCGCTTCGACGTCGAACGGTCCAGCATGCCGCACAGAGAAAGTGCATCACCAACAAATTTGGCCTGTTTCTGGCTGCGACCAAGCTCGCTTTGGCGTATCCATTGCTCGATCGTCTGCGAACCGATTTTCATCATCCATTGTTGATGCCGGGTCGTGCCTGAGGTGTGCACAAAGCAACCTGTGAAGACCATGTCACAGCGTTCCGGTGTCAAGCCGACGGACGACGCGACGATGGAGTGATTTTCACTGATCTGGACCGTGCCCAGGATTCCTGTCTCAATCGTCGTGCTGATCAGATGTGGTAACTTTTCACCAGCCACCTCTGCGACGGACGATGTGTTCTCATCAGTCAGCGGATGCGTACGTAGTTCGCCACTTTGTGGTTCGCGTTGTGAAATCCAGAGAGCCAGACATTCAGTTTCCCGGCACACGACTTCCGCGACACCGCGAATGATGTCGGTTAGCTGCCCTGATTTGGCAACCAGTTCTCGAAGCTCCAGGCCAATAGGGTTGGTTTCGATCTGGATCTCGAACTCGCGATCCTGCGCAACCGTCGGAGCGGTGGCTGGAGTTGGCGAAGTTTGGATGGACTCGGACATGGTTGCCGACAGTTCGTTGAGGGAGCAAAATGTTGGGGATGGCGAAGGATTCGCCGACGATCACTCGTTGATCGCCGCTATCGGAGAAACGTTTTTGGGTTCCTAGATGTTCAGCGTGCAGATTTCTCCGGCTCGGAAGATACGGCCGCGGTTCTCGAACACCAACTTGACTTCTACCGTTTGGCTTTGAGCATCGGTGCTTACGCTGACCGAGTGTACGGTTGCGACAACTGATTTTCCGCTTTCAAACTTCAGCTCAAATTCTTTGCCAACGCGAAATTCGTTCGCCTGGGAAACTGGAATGTTGAACGTCGACAGGAGACGATCCACCTGGATGATCGTGATAACTTCTGGACGAAGTGGTGAAAGGTATTCGCCTTCGCGGCGGTGAACAGTTGAGACGATGCCGCCCATTGGAGCCGTGATTGAGCGACGTGAGAACTGGATTTCGGCACGTTGTTTTTCCATCGCACGGATCGCAGATTCTTCGCGAGCCGCGTTGTATTTGGCTTCCGCGATTGACAGCTCCATTTCGCTGCGGATCAGTTCGCTGTCGCTGGCGTGGCCGTTGGCTTGCATTGATCGCAACCGGTCGCTGATCGTGCGTCGCTTTTCCAGTGTTTTTCTGGCCGCGTCCAACTGGCTGGTTGCGTTCGCCATCTCGGTTGCGATTTCCAGTTGAACTTGCTGTACACGATCGTCAAGTCGAGCGATGACGTCACCTTTCTCAACGTCAAAACCTTCTTCGACTTTCAGTTCGGCAATCGCACCGGCTTCGTCGCTGGAAAGATCAATGCTGCGATACGGTTCTGTGAAACCTTCGATCTGTCCGTGCGAAACGGCAGCAAATGTGAAGAAAGTCAGGCAGATGCCGATCGTCAGAATGATTAGTTGCTGAAGCGTTTTCGGTGATTGTTGAAACTGGTTGGTGAACATGGTTCAATCCACGGATAATGTGTTTGCGTTTGCGGGGAGAAAACTCCACGCACAAAGGTTGCTTTTCCGAAACGTAGCTTACGTTCCGGGCGCAACCGCTTTACCGCCAGAAAAACCGGAATGGTGTCCCAAGAGAGGCCGCAGAATTGAAAGATTCGATACAATCGGAACATGACTGCTCTTCCACCTCCCGAAATTCTCTATGAACAACGCGGCATTGTCATTTTCAACAAGCCTCCGGGGCTTTTGACGCAAGCCCCGCCTGGGATCGATAGCCTGGAGTTGAGAGCGAGGCAATTTCTGACGAAGCGTGACGAAGCGCCGTCAAAAATCTATCTGACTCCCGTTCACCGTTTGGATCGACCAGTATCGGGAATTGTCGTGTTCGCAAGAAATGTCCGTGCCGCAAAGCGTGTTTCAGCTCAATTTCAGAATCGATCGGTGACCAAAAAGTACCTGGCTCGCGTCGCTGGCTGCATCGATCCCGATGAAGAAATGCTGGAGGACTTCATGCGAAAGGTGCCTGATGAAGCCCGATCTGAAATCGTGCCTGAAGGCAGCGAAGGCGCGAAGAGGGCGGTGCTGAAATTCAGCGTCAAGGAACGAAGCGAGCATTGGACCTTGGTGGAGATCGAATTGCTTACTGGACGGACGCACCAGATTCGTTTGCAGTTCGCCAACCGTGGAAACGCAATTCTTGGTGACGCTTTGTATGGATCGGATTTTGAGTTCGGCGAACAGACTGTCGATTTGCGTCAGCGGCAAATTGCGCTGCACGCCTGGCAGATTGAATTCGATCACCCGATCGATGACGAGCGAGTTGAGCTTGAGGTGATGCCCGAATGGAAGTAGCTCGGTCTGTCCCAGACCGGCATTTGCATTTACGAGTCTGAGGCAGACTCCCCTACTTGCGCCTGGAACACTTGCCTATTGAAAGTTTGAAATCAGGCCACGGATTTCAACTTCATACTGCCAGCGTTGCTGAAGTTTCTGCAGGTAGCCGAGCTTGGTTTTCGCGTAGAGTTGCTGAGCCAACAAAAGCTCCAGGTACGGCGTTTCGCCCTGGCGATAGCCCTCGTTGGCAAGCTCCATCGCTTCAGCAGACTTTGGCAACAGTTCCCGGTCGAGAGTTTCCAGCTGTATGTTTGCGTCGACGTAGCTTGACCAAGCCTGCGTCAGACGGTCGCGAAGCTCGATGACTTTCTGGTCTGCTGCATGAACCGAAGTCTGGATGTTCTGTCGAGCCTGCGAAATGGCTCCCTGATTCCGGTTGAATTTTGGAATCGGCATTCCGATCTGAAAACCTCCAACCACTTCGTCGGTCGTAAAGTCGTATTGCAAATTGGTTTGCCACGTCAAATTCGGAATCGGGACAGCTCGTTGTTTCGCCAATTCACGCCGCGCCTGTTCGATGCTGGCAAAGGCCGCAGAGAGCTCTGGATGGCTGGTCAGCATTTGATCAAATACGACCTCGAAATCACTCATTGGCGGAGCGTTTCGAACGTCGCCGGCAAGTGACTCGAAACGAACGGCAGACTCGCCAAGCAGCGCTGCGATTCGACGCAGCGATGCAGTACGCTGATTCTCCGCTTGGCTAACCATCATCTTCGCGTTCTGGTACTCGACTTGCGATCGCAACACGGGTGCTTTCGCGATCTCCTGGGCCGCGAAAAGTTTCTCGGACGTTTCGACCGATCGGAGCAGCACGTCTGCCAGTTCTTTCGTTTGTCGTACTGTTTCCTGAGCCAACAGCACGTTGTAGTATCGCTGGCGTAAATCAATCAACAGACGCTGTCGGGTCGCATTGACCTGGTTTTGAGCGACCTCTTGTTCTGCGCAAACCACAGATTGAGCAAGTGCCAGCTTGCCACCGCGGACCACCTGTTGGCTGTAGAAGACTCCGTATCGCCCCGCGCCGTCATCGGCGTTGATATCGTCTCCGATCATCCCAGCGGTCGGGTTGGGCGGAAGCGTTGCCTGCAGTTGCTTTCCCGACAACGCTGCCAATTGAGATTGAGCTTTGAGAATTTCCGGATTCGTGGAAAGCAGAATCTGCTCCAGTTCGGCCAATGTGATCGGCGAATGGCTTTCGCTCGCCAACTCGACCGCTGATGTAGCCGGAGTCGCGATGAACTCGCTCGTTTCAACGAAAGAATCAAGGTTCTCGTCGATGGAAAGCGAAATCAAACCCTCTGAAGAATCGTCGATGTCCGACTGAAACGCGACCTGCCGAGAGTCAGCTTTTTTAGTAGTCGCGATTTTGGATTTGGGTGCCTGGCTTGAAACCGTTTCCGGCGCAAACGAAACCATTCTGGGAGCCAAGCCGGTGTTAGCCGTCGTGTGGCAACCCACAGAGCACAAGAAGGTCAGTCCAGCCAGAGCGCTGAGACAGGCATGTGATGTTGCCAGTCGTTGAGGTTTTCTGATTGGCATGAGTCGCCTGACAAGGTGGTGAGTTTACCTGTCAGGCTTTATCGGAAATTACGCTGCTTCTGATCAATCCGGATCGCCGGTTGAACGTATTAGCTGATCCCTGCGAGTCCGTATCGTTAAAGTATTTCGATTGCGAAAACTCTCGGGCTGCTACAGCCTGTCGAGAGGCTACCGCATGACAGCATTGCTTTGCCACCAAATCGGATCATTGCCGCCAAGCAAAATCTCACGCTCGTGATTTGAGGGTGAAATATACACCAACTCATGCCGCAAACGATGTTCCTCCCGCTGATCCAATTCGATCGCGGACAGCTCAAACGCAAGCGCTTCATCAAAGCTTTCGGCTTGCAGATTCAATCGAGACGCCGGCGCGACATACTCGACCGGGATCGAGTACGGATCGATCGAGCTGGCTGGCTCAAGAACAGGTTCTGGCGTTTGCATCGGAATCGGTTGCGGTCGAGGCTCCACCGGAGTTTCGCGTTGACTGACCTGAAATTCAATACGCTGACCTTCGCCCTCGTACTTGGCAGGCTTCACCTGCGATTCGAAGACGTCTTTGTGAGCCGGCAGCACGCGGACGTCAGCACCAAGTGAATGGAAAATGTCGCGGATATGATCGTGGCAAGTGAACATCAGAATCTGATATCCGTTCCGCGAGAAATCGTAAAGCACTTCTGCCGCGTTGCGAGCACGCTGACCGTCGAAGTTCACCAGAACATCGTCCAGCACCATCGGAATCAACGCACCGCGTCGGGCGTAGGCGCCGACAAGAGCCAAGCGGAGGCTGAGGAAAACAGCCTCTCGTGTTCCGCGGCTCAATTTATCCACAGCGATCGACTCATCATTCGCGTTGTCGACCAACAGCTCTTCGCCGGTCATTCGCGTCCAAATTCGCGTGTATTTGCCATCGCTGAGTTTCTCGAGATACTGCGAAGCCTCGCGAAGTGTTTCAGGCTGTCGTTTCGTTTCGTACGATTCGCGAATCATCTCCAGCATCTGACTGCTGGCTCCCAGTTCCTGCCACTTGAGCTTGAGCTTACCGATTTCCGTTTCGATCGAGTTCAACTCAAGTCGAACTTCGTCCAATCGGGAATCGTCACCGAGTGCTTTGACTTCCTGCATCAGCTCGCCGCGATGCTGCATCAAACGGTTCTGCTCTTCGCGATCAAGTTCAAGTTCCTGCTGAATCGATTCCCAGCGTTTCTCCAGTCCGCTCGAACCGTAAGTCGCGAAGATTTCCTGCATCTCCTTGTGCTCGAACTGTTTGCCGATTGACATGCGAATCTGATCGTCCAGTTCAGCACGCTTCTTTTCCAGCTTGCGACGTTGTGCGTGACGCGATGCAATCTGTCGATAGGCCTCTTCCGACTCTGCACCAACGGCTGCGAGCAGACGTTGTTTGATTCCAAGCTGCCGATCGAGTTCCCGTTTCGTTTTGTTCAGCCGTGAGCGTAGCGATTTGTACTTCGATGCCAATTCCTTGCGGGCCGAAACGTGTATCCGTTGCTCGTTGATCGCTCGCGAGATCAAACCAAGCCGATCGGAAAGTCCGGCTTCCTCGAACGGCAATCCGGTTTCGTGCAGCGTTGTTTCGATTCGCTGTTGGATCGTTGAGATCTCTTTCTGTTTTGAATCCAGTTCCGTGCGAAGCTGTTCCAGCCGCGAATTGTGTGCTGAAATTCGATCACTGCGACTGATGATTTCTTTCAATTGCTCGGGCTCGAGTGCTTCCGGCAACCCGGCAGTTCGAAGTGCCGTACGCCAGTTCTTTTCAAGCGTTTCGAGTTCGCGTTGCTTCACCGACAGATTGCGACGCGCGTCTTCCATCGACATTTTGGTATTCTCAACGCGGTGCTCAAGCGGCACCAAATCTGTCAGGCGGTTGAGCCGATTGGTGGCGTTGTCGAGTTCCAGTTCGAACTGGGCGATGGACTCAGGCGGAAGCTGTTTTTCGATTTCGTCTCGTTCGTGCTTTGCCCGTTTTAGCTGTTGGCGAACGATGTCCATTTGGTGACGGAAATCGTCCAGCTGCTCTTTGGCCATCTTCTCCCAGTGGTACTTCGTGCCGAGCGAAATCGCCAACGCTGCGGTCCCGAGAAACAGCAACAGCAGCCCACTGCTGGTGCCGCTGGCTCCCACGCCGCCAAAGCCAAAGTTGTTCGAAAAGATCCCCAACCCGATCAGGATGAAGCCCAGAATAAACACGCCGCCAATCACAGCCAGTTTCTCGACTGGCAGCACCTGTTCGGCGACCACAGAATCAATTTCACGTTCCAGCAGTGAACGCGAGCGATTCAGTTTGTCTATTTT is part of the Mariniblastus fucicola genome and harbors:
- a CDS encoding efflux RND transporter periplasmic adaptor subunit, whose translation is MNAAAMQSMGDPNAQWLGAVLTLRKELRFETRTQQGKSFVIVEDPVRNKFFQIGTREFSLISAIDGSRTMGELAADIGDDSIGESFAVQVCQWLIQSNLAYSDAMDSSKRINAQAQSIAKAGLIGKLNPVSFKVKLFNPTKALDAIFPVARLAFLKPFFVVWCLVTAIGLKTIWAHWDAMGGASTGILSGYGWAWLLAFWLVLKIVHEAAHGIACRKYGGEVPEAGVLMLLFTPMAYVNVTSMWRFSSRWHRIVVAAAGMYVELFISFISVIVWSQTEGIVADTAFQLFIMSSVTTILFNANPLMRFDGYFILSDLLGVANLYPKGTRWFGDRLKSVIFGTPPTPNVIPRGEFWRCSIYGSMAFFWKLLISISLTIGASVLLPNFGVFLAAIGAAMWIGMPLYQQYQQTIGNKAKHPVSPKRLAISGCTIAAIAGLLFFVLGAPATKSAPAVVQFANETILRADSPGFIDEVFVESGSQVKQGDLLVRLRNQELLDEVTALACDVDESCIQIRIHQQADELGLARVEEEHLAGLRKQLAEKTKMAQSLEIRAPFDGFVFQRKLHNMQGQFVEQGDPMLNVARHRSKEVIVSIDQRDLDSVKENQGQELRVMISGMPVFRSRFTRVNPRATTTPTHPSLCAFAGGPLPVKASGSESEDGPSFELLSPRFTAELSLEDDISQSLHSGQRGLAFFKTGRQSMGSYLYLASCEWLRNKIELAMQVH
- a CDS encoding efflux RND transporter periplasmic adaptor subunit, with protein sequence MFTNQFQQSPKTLQQLIILTIGICLTFFTFAAVSHGQIEGFTEPYRSIDLSSDEAGAIAELKVEEGFDVEKGDVIARLDDRVQQVQLEIATEMANATSQLDAARKTLEKRRTISDRLRSMQANGHASDSELIRSEMELSIAEAKYNAAREESAIRAMEKQRAEIQFSRRSITAPMGGIVSTVHRREGEYLSPLRPEVITIIQVDRLLSTFNIPVSQANEFRVGKEFELKFESGKSVVATVHSVSVSTDAQSQTVEVKLVFENRGRIFRAGEICTLNI
- a CDS encoding TolC family protein encodes the protein MPIRKPQRLATSHACLSALAGLTFLCSVGCHTTANTGLAPRMVSFAPETVSSQAPKSKIATTKKADSRQVAFQSDIDDSSEGLISLSIDENLDSFVETSEFIATPATSAVELASESHSPITLAELEQILLSTNPEILKAQSQLAALSGKQLQATLPPNPTAGMIGDDINADDGAGRYGVFYSQQVVRGGKLALAQSVVCAEQEVAQNQVNATRQRLLIDLRQRYYNVLLAQETVRQTKELADVLLRSVETSEKLFAAQEIAKAPVLRSQVEYQNAKMMVSQAENQRTASLRRIAALLGESAVRFESLAGDVRNAPPMSDFEVVFDQMLTSHPELSAAFASIEQARRELAKQRAVPIPNLTWQTNLQYDFTTDEVVGGFQIGMPIPKFNRNQGAISQARQNIQTSVHAADQKVIELRDRLTQAWSSYVDANIQLETLDRELLPKSAEAMELANEGYRQGETPYLELLLAQQLYAKTKLGYLQKLQQRWQYEVEIRGLISNFQ
- a CDS encoding efflux RND transporter periplasmic adaptor subunit: MSESIQTSPTPATAPTVAQDREFEIQIETNPIGLELRELVAKSGQLTDIIRGVAEVVCRETECLALWISQREPQSGELRTHPLTDENTSSVAEVAGEKLPHLISTTIETGILGTVQISENHSIVASSVGLTPERCDMVFTGCFVHTSGTTRHQQWMMKIGSQTIEQWIRQSELGRSQKQAKFVGDALSLCGMLDRSTSKREAANYLVNHLRRLLGVSQVVCCDGKTPERSRLLAISEVEQFDPHSESSRVILSAGSTGIGAAEPIVFSPNSNGTTDASNIANVSNANAVQTLVLEAYCKANRFASCVSVPMQDHEGNATGSILVASNEDSFSELQLTQLQQFAAINGAHLDVVRRANLKGSELVAERIKRIPSKNWFRFGWKAAAALALLMCIPIPYRVACDCEIQPVTRRFVSAPYTGPLERSVVRPGEVVSKDQVLAYMDGRQLQLELTGVEAEHQAARRRHSSALAQGEVAQSQIARSEMRKLETRIKSLNDQLSRLEIRSPYDGIVISGDLDKAQGATMEIGQTLFEVAPLDDMLAEVAIPESEIQYVSGTNSVAIKLNAFPYRTFYGEVNTINPSAEMLNDESVFVADVKLVDDESVIRPGMKGSAKIKTSWRPIGWNLFHNAWESVRCWTIW
- a CDS encoding AAA family ATPase, which translates into the protein MKITDLQVDGFGVWKGLDVDSLSGDMTIFHGYNEAGKTTLMQFVRSMMFGFSPGRLDKYTPPVYGGLAGGGMNISTPNGSWDIARHVDPNRHSDPIGDLTVTDEHDGSVHGSAQLASLMADVDESIFNNVFAIGLREIQELGALNSTAASEYLYRLTSGVDRVSLIDVMRDLKNRREKIWSANPKAESRLQVLSDRRQKLLREIDELKQNAKRWSRIASETTDVNHQLDDLKLKLKKTERESRLIEIAIQIAERWQSRTVVRDQIAAYSNLPDERDVSIKKLDEINEKVATQKERIEQVRTQRRTIKAEAMSLPINRHLWSQKARVEAISEHAPWVQSLERQTESLRDEIDGIEKTLVAEVNSLGPQMKLRAKDVRDIGGAGFRQLESVGDRLVDGREALEVAKQDVEKRQFDLGQHNQRLTKSRSELGVSESLEETSAYVNRLKRRVELGEKIDKLNRSRSLLEREIDSVVAEQVLPVEKLAVIGGVFILGFILIGLGIFSNNFGFGGVGASGTSSGLLLLFLGTAALAISLGTKYHWEKMAKEQLDDFRHQMDIVRQQLKRAKHERDEIEKQLPPESIAQFELELDNATNRLNRLTDLVPLEHRVENTKMSMEDARRNLSVKQRELETLEKNWRTALRTAGLPEALEPEQLKEIISRSDRISAHNSRLEQLRTELDSKQKEISTIQQRIETTLHETGLPFEEAGLSDRLGLISRAINEQRIHVSARKELASKYKSLRSRLNKTKRELDRQLGIKQRLLAAVGAESEEAYRQIASRHAQRRKLEKKRAELDDQIRMSIGKQFEHKEMQEIFATYGSSGLEKRWESIQQELELDREEQNRLMQHRGELMQEVKALGDDSRLDEVRLELNSIETEIGKLKLKWQELGASSQMLEMIRESYETKRQPETLREASQYLEKLSDGKYTRIWTRMTGEELLVDNANDESIAVDKLSRGTREAVFLSLRLALVGAYARRGALIPMVLDDVLVNFDGQRARNAAEVLYDFSRNGYQILMFTCHDHIRDIFHSLGADVRVLPAHKDVFESQVKPAKYEGEGQRIEFQVSQRETPVEPRPQPIPMQTPEPVLEPASSIDPYSIPVEYVAPASRLNLQAESFDEALAFELSAIELDQREEHRLRHELVYISPSNHEREILLGGNDPIWWQSNAVMR
- a CDS encoding RluA family pseudouridine synthase, coding for MTALPPPEILYEQRGIVIFNKPPGLLTQAPPGIDSLELRARQFLTKRDEAPSKIYLTPVHRLDRPVSGIVVFARNVRAAKRVSAQFQNRSVTKKYLARVAGCIDPDEEMLEDFMRKVPDEARSEIVPEGSEGAKRAVLKFSVKERSEHWTLVEIELLTGRTHQIRLQFANRGNAILGDALYGSDFEFGEQTVDLRQRQIALHAWQIEFDHPIDDERVELEVMPEWK